From Diprion similis isolate iyDipSimi1 chromosome 5, iyDipSimi1.1, whole genome shotgun sequence, the proteins below share one genomic window:
- the LOC124406399 gene encoding uncharacterized protein LOC124406399, whose amino-acid sequence MSDRARLKGRFIKKKVRDKQVKAVAAMREAHLSKNVPRSPPNLKFSFDGRRIVDMQYLSEHLKCIKCKKDIFLRNTVEESRMGLNCILNISCEECSTLTRVHTGKMHGTGENKNRADVNTKAVLGAVHSGIGETALNKLLACLNVPPISANLYKRYEREIGPAIEAAAKDSCREAAKEEKQLVIANVNKLCQEM is encoded by the exons atgtcaGATAGAGCACGACTAAAGGGTCGTTTTATCAAGAAAAAAGTGCGTGATAAACAAGTGAAAGCCGTGGCGGCTATGCGTGAAGCGCATCTTTCGAAAAACGTGCCAAGATCCCCGCCTAACCTCAAATTTTCGTTCGACGGTAGACGTATTGTCGACATGCAATACCTTTCGGAACATTTGAAATGCATCAAATgcaaaaaagatatttttttgaggAATACGGTAGAGGAATCGCGAATGGGTTTGAACTGTATTCTAAATATTTCCTGCGAAGAGTGTTCAACGTTGACACGAGTGCACACCGGAAAAATGCATGGCacaggagaaaataaaaatcgagccGACGTCAATACGAAAGCTGTGTTGG gtgCTGTCCACTCCGGCATTGGGGAAACAGCTTTGAACAAGCTATTGGCCTGTTTGAATGTTCCTCCGATATCAGCAAACCTGTACAAGAGATATGAACGGGAAATCGGGCCAGCTATAGAAGCTGCTGCAAAAGACTCATGTCGAGAAGCTgcgaaggaagaaaaacaattagtCATAGCTAATGTCAACAAGTTATGTCAGGAGATGTaa
- the LOC124406249 gene encoding uncharacterized protein LOC124406249 yields the protein MSRNKLEHSANFVFYSLSCILQIFSFSIFSTVIRPKDVVQDIFPFMESLRVSTNVDVQHPEGTEDALDQRKIFDAAVGNIVNIIVSYDMGWSKRGNGRSYNSLNGYGTIIGFLSGKVLDFAARNRKCKRCSTGHDKSDHDCRQNFSGSAKAMEPDVGATLVNDSTILKEIGLNVKVLIGDEDSSTIAAVRQGNPESVHKLTDANHLRKNFMSALYDLRKNFKEMRDKKVIPHLKKCFSYALAQNKGDSANLAKSLRNIPEHFFGRHENCGTWCKQPHKIVLQNVQLHAKLSEIFEKYAGNAAKFSIVASSQPNESFNNMMAHKTPKNGCYSQSEAADYRLASTVCTKNEGEMFVLNVNSKYLNLSPGKYTESFTKKLDQKRKKRAIKAKLPSSKARRNLLTQTKETCRKSMKKSEGTQYERNCGMDIDVQNSTSINVPLRNTAEDLPDVFLSSDDCNIIYFDLETSGLSKTSEILQIAAKFEDRKFSVYVNPSKAIDSTASRITGLKFVKGNLYFNGKKVPSMSPRDALESFQEFIDFSSKPCILVAHNVSFDSAHLLRYIIQNGMILNFQKIAGFSDSLAILRKVLPERKKENGMFKLETLARDFLKLTMTDEFHEALFDVDILEKLCHLLVEKEDFCLHCKPYKNSVLMKICTPSLKNLKGVVSDAIIKRIASAGFDFEILTTVYATGGEAAIRELLTKETTEKKPRVTKMKKIIDNIISHLQSNRPEQSEVRNTIDSLGKGERAKGRLVRVRSRM from the exons ATGTCAAGAAATAAACTGGAACATTCGGCAAATTTTGTGTTTTATAGTCTTTCATGCATCCTACagattttctctttctctattttctcTACCGTAATTAGGCCAAAAGATGTAGTCCAAGACATCTTCCCTTTCATGGAGTCTCTGAGAGTTTCAACGAATGTCGACGTTCAGCACCCTGAAGGTACAGAGGATGCCTTGgaccaaagaaaaatattcgatgcAGCCGTTGGAAATATCGTCAACATCATCGTATCATATGATATGGGTTGGAGCAAACGAGGCAACGGACGGAGCTATAATAGCTTAAATGGTTATGGTACCATAATCGGATTCCTAAGTGGGAAAGTTTTAGATTTTGCAGCGCGTAATAGGAAATGCAAACGTTGCAGCACTGGTCATGATAAATCCGACCATGATTGCCGACAAAACTTTTCTGGTAGTGCTAAGGCGATGGAGCCTGATGTAGGAGCAACTCTAGTCAATGACAGTACGATTCTCAAAGAAATTGGATTAAACGTCAAAGTGCTCATCGGTGACGAGGATAGTTCAACAATCGCTGCAGTACGACAAGGCAATCCTGAGTCGGTTCACAAATTGACAGATGCAAATCATCTGAGAAAAAACTTTATGAGCGCATTATACgatttgaggaaaaatttcaaagaaatgagGGATAAGAAAGTTATTCCCCATTTGAAGAAATGTTTCTCTTACGCTTTGGCTCAAAATAAAGGGGACAGCGCCAACCTAGCCAAAAGTCTTCGCAATATTCCGGAGCATTTCTTCGGTCGCCATGAAAACTGTGGAACGTGGTGCAAACAGCCGCACAAAATAGTGCTACAAAACGTACAACTGCACGCAAAATTGTCGGAAATATTCGAGAAATATGCGGGCAACGCTGCTAAATTTTCGATTGTCGCATCCAGTCAGCCTAACGAAAGTTTTAACAACATGATGGCTCACAAAACACCGAAAAACGGTTGTTATAGTCAAAGCGAAGCAGCGGATTATAGATTAGCCAGCACCGTGTGCACGAAAAACGAAGGAgaaatgtttgttttgaacgtcaattcaaaatatttgaatctttCTCCTGGAAAATATACCGAATCTTTTACTAAGAAGTTGGaccaaaagagaaaaaagagagcgATAAAGGCGAAATTGCCTTCAAGTAAAGCACGTCGAAATTTACTCACTCAAACGAAAGAAACTTGTAGAAAATCAATGAAGAAGTCTGAAGGAACACAATACGAGAGAAATTGTGGTATGGATATCGACGTGCAAAATTCTACAAGTATTAATGTACCACTGAGAAATACTGCTGAAGATTTACCCgatgtttttttatcttcggACGACTGCAACATCATTTATTTCGATCTCGAAACGTCTGGATTGTCGAAAACATCAGAAATCTTACAAATTGCAGCAAAATTTGAAGATCGAAAATTCAGTGTATACGTCAATCCATCGAAAGCTATCGATTCTACTGCGTCCAGAATTACAGGATTAAAGTTCGTTAAAGGAAATCTGTATTTCAACGGCAAAAAAGTCCCGTCGATGTCACCACGGGACGCCCTAGAATCATTTCAAGAATTTATCGACTTCTCGTCTAAACCTTGCATTCTTGTAGCTCATAATGTTTCGTTTGATTCTGCTCACTTGCTTCGGTATATCATTCAAAATGGAATGATTCTAAATTTCCAAAAGATCGCAGGATTTTCAGACAGCTTGGCGATTTTGCGAAAAGTTTtacccgaaagaaaaaaagaaaatggaatgTTTAAACTGGAGACGCTGGcacgtgattttttaaaattgacaaTGACTGACGAATTTCACGAAGCATTATTTGATGTTGATATATTAGAGAAATTGTGCCATCTGCTTGTCGAGAAAGAAGATTTTTGTTTGCACTGTAAACCATATAAAAACTCGgtgttaatgaaaatttgtacaccgtctttgaaaaatttgaaaggcGTAGTTTCGGACGCAATTATCAAAAGAATAGCAAGCGCTGGGttcgatttcgaaattctgACAACAGTTTACGCGACAGGAGGAGAAGCTGCAATTAGGGAATTATTGACCAAAGAAACGACGGAAAAAAAACCACGCGTTaccaaaatgaagaaaattatcgaCAATATAATATCGCACCTGCAAA GTAATAGGCCCGAACAGAGCGAAGTCCGAAACACAATAGACAGCTTAGGAAAAGGCGAGCGAGCAAAAGGAAGATTAGTGCGTGTAAGATCGCGAATGTGA
- the LOC124406250 gene encoding uncharacterized protein LOC124406250 has product MWKRFSMQGSYKWLDILSDIVSAYNNTKHRTIRMKPSDVTVANERLVLLRISKFKNVFEKGYTPNWTTEIFTISQVENTNPVTYKLKDYQGQPIAGGFYEQELLKVELPDIYLVEKVLQKRGKKLYVKWLGFDNTHNSWTNESDM; this is encoded by the exons atgtgGAAACGGTTCAGTATGCAAGGAAGCTACAAGTGGCTCGACATCTTATCTGATATAGTATCGGCTTACAACAACACGAAACACCGAACCATAAGAATGAAACCATCGGATGTCACCGTTGCGAATGAAAGGCTGGTATTAC TTCGAATCAGCAAGTTCAAAAACGTCTTTGAGAAAGGTTACACTCCGAATtggacgactgaaatattcacaataagccAAGTAGAAAATACCAATCCTGTGACGTACAAGCTCAAAGACTATCAAGGTCAACCCATCGCTGGTGGTTTCTACGAACAGGAGCTCCTCAAGGTGGAACTTCCGGACATCTATCTGGTGGAGAAGGTGcttcagaagcggggaaaaaaattatacgtcaaGTGGCTAGGTTTTGACAAtacacacaacagttggaCAAATGAATCTGATatgtaa
- the LOC124406251 gene encoding uncharacterized protein LOC124406251 — protein MLKKSSPTEIQKWIEFRTQNIQLLNKILRKASTMGEKTKIITTIGLLKSLAEKFKRLRRTGDDTRKQRRSDRVHWEELESAFEGRIRTGSITNLKHKDVERFLEDAKLLAVTRLKNALKKARSLKVNAILACKFEVKKDDHTVEENKFFNTRNEIILQTTDINEWFIENVTNRLLTKVEDFQEKDSGWSLLEIINLAVNINKYTPLQGGLYTYTPLPKHIRDKKAVVNISNNDSYCFLWSVTAALYPANNRNPNITSSYPHFSSVLRYDMETEMTDDDDDVDMDNYKKNRTFHFAWIRNLSRLTSSQISTRNGQCLLQATNIQVSENRTIYQNHISYSIAYYLHCTFNDSISKFKINRGETCIEWFVNELEELAHSLETYFKTIVPMESLNFNQINEFNLSKVCHICEKPFTREDVKHRDHCHFTGRYRGPAHQSCNLNYQNSHTIPVIFHNLSGYDSHFLIKALATTFQGTIQLLPVNKEKYISFTKFVKGTDVQFRFIDSYRFMPSSLENLATYLNDNQIAITRKFCTSSEKFELLTRKGVFPYEYMDSWEKLEDVKLPPEEKFYSKLNNQDLYLRTDVFLLADVFENFRQNCYATYNLDPLHYYTAPGLSFDAMLKCTGIELELRTDIDMLMFIEKDIRGGVSQSSNRYAKANNRYMGDAFNPALEESYLMYFDVNNLYGAAMSFTLPCNEAEFGYLLEVDLEYPEELHEMHKDLPLCPKHYIPPISESKQPKLTTTLLSKQNYVVHYHVLKQCLELGLKLAKIHRVLKFRQTPWLKKKYRDVRLITEWDGRYGARATIARPNFHSCTIFDKDMIIVELRRTTVKLNKLLYAGFFILDLAKTFIYHFHYNLIYHFTVPNLYECIKQDLDKFDTSDYPPDNVYGMPLVNKKVLGLM, from the exons atgttgaaaaagtcATCGCCAACGGAGATTCAGAAATGGATTGAATTTAGGACGCAAAATATCCAGCTTCTAAACAAAATTCTGCGAAAGGCTTCAACGATGGgtgagaaaacgaaaattatcacaaccATCGGACTCTTGAAATCGCTggcggaaaaattcaaacgtcttCGGAGAACGGGTGACGATACgcggaaacaaagacgaagcgatcgcGTACACTGGGAAGAATTGGAGTCTGCTTTCGAGGGAAGAATACGAACCGGATCCATCACCAATTTGAAACATAAAGACGTAGAGAGGTTTCTAGAAGACGCAAAGTTACTTGCTGTGACAAGACTGAAAAACGCTTTGAAGAAAGCCAGGAGCCTAAAAGTCAACGCTATCCTGGCTTGTAAATTCGAAGTAAAGAAGGATGATCACACAGTAGAAGAGAACAAATTCTTTAATacgagaaacgaaatcatCCTCCAGACAACGGATATTAACGAATGGTTCATCGAAAATGTAACAAACCGTTTGTTAACAAAGGTGGAAGATTTCCAGGAAAAGGATTCAGGCTGGTCGTTACttgaaattatcaatcttGCCGTCAACATCAACAAGTATACACCACTTCAAGGTGGTCTGTATACCTACACCCCGTTGCCGAAACACATCAGAGATAAGAAGGCTGTGGTGAACATCTCAAACAACGACTCGTATTGCTTCCTTTGGTCGGTCACCGCAGCTCTGTACCCAGCTAACAACAGAAATCCCAACATAACCAGCTCGTATCCACATTTCAGCTCAGTGCTACGGTATGACA TGGAAACCGAAATGacagacgatgacgatgatgttgATAtggataattataaaaaaaacagaaccTTTCATTTCGCTtggattcgaaatttatctcGATTAACTAGTTCTCAAATTTCCACCCGTAATGGTC AATGCTTGTTGCAAGCTACTAACATTCAAGTGTCAGAAAATAGAACAATTTACCAAAATCATATTTCTTACAGTATAGCATATTACCTGCATTGCACCTTTAACGATTCcatttcaaagttcaaaattaACCGCGGGGAGACTTGCATCGAATGGTTTGTGAACGAGTTGGAGGAATTGGCACACTCGTTAGAAACGTATTTCAAAACCATTGTACCTATGGAGTCGCTGAACTTCAATcaaattaacgaatttaatttatcaaagGTATGTCATATTTGTGAAAAGCCGTTCACGCGCGAAGACGTGAAACACCGTGATCACTGTCATTTCACAGGAAGGTACCGTGGTCCTGCGCATCAAAGCTGTAATCTTAATTATCAAAACTCGCATACTATCCCAGTGATATTCCACAATCTGTCGGGTTACGATtcgcattttttgattaaagcaTTGGCCACAacttttcagggtactattcagCTTCTACCCgtgaacaaagaaaagtataTTTCGTTCACAAAATTCGTTAAAGGAACAGATGTACAGTTTAGATTTATAGATTCGTACCGTTTTATGCCCAGCAGCCTCGAAAACTTGGCAACgtatttgaatgataatcAAATAGCAATTACACGTAAATTTTGCACTAGCTCTGAAAAATTCGAGTTATTAACCAGAAAAGGTGTTTTTCCGTATGAGTATATGGATAGTTGGGAGAAGCTCGAGGACGTAAAGTTACCgcctgaagaaaaattttattcaaaattgaacaatCAAG ACTTATATTTGCGAACTGATGTTTTTCTGTTGGCtgacgtttttgaaaactttcgacaaaattGTTATGCAACGTACAACCTGGACCCTTTACATTATTACACGGCGCCCGGTCTTTCGTTTGACGCAATGTTGAAATGTACCGGTATCGAACTCGAGCTTCGCACTGACATAGATATGcttatgtttatagaaaaagatATTCGAGGTGGTGTGTCCCAATCCTCTAACCGATATGCAAAGGCTAACAATAGATACATGGGAGATGCTTTCAATCCAGCGCTCGAAGAGTCTTATCTCATGTACTTCGACGTTAACAACTTGTACGGCGCGGCTATGAGCTTTACTCTACCATGCA ACGAAGCGGAGTTTGGCTACTTATTAGAGGTAGATTTGGAATATCCCGAGGAACTGCATGAAATGCATAAAGATTTACCACTGTGTCCGAAACACTACATACCTCCCATCTCAGAAAGTAAGCAGCCGAAATTGACGACCACGCTACTTTCCAAGCAAAACTACGTTGTTCATTACCACGTCTTGAAACAATGCTTAGAATTAGGTTTAAAACTAGCTAAAATTCATAGAGTTCTAAAGTTCAGACAAACACCGTGGCTCAAAAA gAAGTATCGAGATGTCAGGCTGATCACGGAATGGGATGGAAGATACGGTGCTAGAGCTACTATAGCCAGaccaaatttccacagttGTACAATCTTTGATAAAGATATGATAATAGTTGAATTGCGTAGAACGACAGTCAAACTCAACAAACTATTGTATGcaggttttttcattttagatCTTGCGAAGACCTTTATCTACCATTTTCACTACAA TTTGATATATCACTTCACCGTCCCCAACCTTTACGAATGCATCAAACAGGACTTGgataaatttgatacctcTGATTATCCACCTGACAACGTCTACGGAATGCCGTTGGTTAACAAAAAAGTTCTAGGTTTGATGTAA